GCGAGTCGCTGGCGGCGGACGGTTTCCGGGCACCGAACGCCCACAACCGAATCCACCACGTCTTTTCCCAGCCACCCGGCCTCCAGCAGCATGGGAACCTCGGCGAAGGCCGCCCGTAAGCGGGCGTTCTTCGCCCAGAAATCCTCCAATTGGTGTTGCACCATGGGGTAGAGAAGCTCCATGAGCTCGCGCCGGAATGTCTCGGACTTGCGCATGGCAGCCAGCAGAGCCTTCTTGTTCACTGGCGCGCCAGCTGTAACAAAGCGGTCCCCGTACCTGGAGCGCAGCATGTGCCAGGCGTCCGCTTCCGGCTCGTAAAGCGCGGCCACGCTCGCATCCGCGCTCCAGACCGGATAGCCGCGCCTGGCCAGGGCGTCCAGGACAGCGCTTTTGCCGCTGCCTGGCAGGCCCACGATGCCCACCCGTTGGAGAGTGCGGGAGAGATACAGCGGAACCCGCCAGAAATCCTTGGGCACCGGGCAGCGAAAAGCCAGAGCCTCCCCGGTTTCCGGATGCGTGAACGAGAGCTTCCAGGCATGAAGCATCTGGCGCGAAGCCAGCCGGTAGAGAAGACGATCCCGGCGCTTGAGCAGAGCCTGCTCCATGGAGCCGTAGAGGCTGTCGCCCAGAAGCGGATGGCCGATGTGGGCCATGTGCACCCGTATCTGGTGGGTCCGGCCCGTGGCTATGGTCACCTCGACCATGCTGACGTCCCGGTCCGGGGATGTCCAGACCACACGGTAGGAGCTCAAGGCCTCCCGGCCGCCCTTCTGCACGGCCATGCGGGTCTTGTGGGCAGGGTCGCGCCGGATGGGGGCGTCTATGCTCTCGGCATCCCTTTTTGGACGGCCGTGAATCAGGGCCAGATAGGTCTTGCTTACCTCGCGCTCGGCGAATGCCGCGGAGAGTTTCACGCGGACCGGTTCGCTCAAGGCCACGGCCAGGAGCCCCGTGGTGTCCTTGTCAATGCGGTGGACGATGCCGGGGCGTTTGCCTTCGAGATTCTTCAGTTCCGGAAAATGATGCAGCAGCCGGTTGACCAGGGTCCCTTGGGGGCAACTGGGCGCGGGGTGCACCGTGAGCCCGGGGGGCTTGTCCACAACGGCCAATACCGTGTCCCGGTAGAGCACGGTGAGCCCCCCCTGCTCCGGCTCGGGAACGGCGCGGACCTCGGGCACGGTAAGGCCGAGTGTCTCCCCGCCGCGAAGCTTAAAGGAGGCCTTGCGGACGACCACGGCGTCCACCGTGGCCAAACCGGCCTTGATCCATTCCTGAATCCTGCCCCTGGTCATGGAGCGGTGCGCAAGATGCTCCGCCCAGAACTGGTCCAGCCTGCCCGGCCCCTCGACAACAGCCTGCAGCTGTTCGCCGCTCATTGGCAGGCCCGTGCGAATGCGCCAGGCGGCATGCCCATGTACTTCTTGAACCGAAGCGTCAGATGGCTCTGATCGTGGAAGCCGCTGCCTGCTGCCGCATCCGCAAGTGATACTCCGTGAGACAAGAGCATGCGGGCCTGTCTGAGCCTCGAAA
This portion of the Desulfovibrio sp. genome encodes:
- the coaE gene encoding dephospho-CoA kinase (Dephospho-CoA kinase (CoaE) performs the final step in coenzyme A biosynthesis.) is translated as MSGEQLQAVVEGPGRLDQFWAEHLAHRSMTRGRIQEWIKAGLATVDAVVVRKASFKLRGGETLGLTVPEVRAVPEPEQGGLTVLYRDTVLAVVDKPPGLTVHPAPSCPQGTLVNRLLHHFPELKNLEGKRPGIVHRIDKDTTGLLAVALSEPVRVKLSAAFAEREVSKTYLALIHGRPKRDAESIDAPIRRDPAHKTRMAVQKGGREALSSYRVVWTSPDRDVSMVEVTIATGRTHQIRVHMAHIGHPLLGDSLYGSMEQALLKRRDRLLYRLASRQMLHAWKLSFTHPETGEALAFRCPVPKDFWRVPLYLSRTLQRVGIVGLPGSGKSAVLDALARRGYPVWSADASVAALYEPEADAWHMLRSRYGDRFVTAGAPVNKKALLAAMRKSETFRRELMELLYPMVQHQLEDFWAKNARLRAAFAEVPMLLEAGWLGKDVVDSVVGVRCPETVRRQRLANKRGWDQAMIALVESWQWPEEKKLAACGHVVDNSGSLEDAARAVDAILPLLRKERTSRPAGLLAWLRSQNYA